In one Maniola jurtina chromosome 13, ilManJurt1.1, whole genome shotgun sequence genomic region, the following are encoded:
- the LOC123871395 gene encoding cytochrome b-c1 complex subunit 6, mitochondrial-like isoform X2, translating into MSAKVIPVVQAEEAAEAEEEELVDPQAELREVCSQKPDAQNLWAKYQECNDRVNSRSNTAETCEEELIDYIHVLDKCVNKDLFKRLK; encoded by the exons ATGTCCGCTAAAGTGATCCCGGTTGTGCAGGCGGAGGAGGCCGCGGAGGCTGAGGAGGAAGAACTAGTGGATCCTCAAGCAGAACTTCGA gaaGTATGTAGCCAGAAACCTGATGCACAAAATTTATGGGCAAAATACCAGGAGTGCAATGACAGAGTGAACTCCCGCTCAAACACTGCCGAGACTTGCGAGGAGGAGCTCATTGACTACATTCATGTCCTTGATAAATGTGTTAACAAGGACCTTTTCAAAAGGCTAAAGTAG
- the LOC123871395 gene encoding cytochrome b-c1 complex subunit 6, mitochondrial-like isoform X1 yields MVNFPIVFFSHFCDFSASSCCVIGSISVKFYIKNYIMSAKVIPVVQAEEAAEAEEEELVDPQAELREVCSQKPDAQNLWAKYQECNDRVNSRSNTAETCEEELIDYIHVLDKCVNKDLFKRLK; encoded by the exons ATGGTGAATTTTCCAATAGTTTTCTTTTCTCATTTCTGTGATTTTTCTGCGAGTTCGTGTTGCGTCATCGGATCGATCTCAGtgaaattttacataaaaa ATTATATAATGTCCGCTAAAGTGATCCCGGTTGTGCAGGCGGAGGAGGCCGCGGAGGCTGAGGAGGAAGAACTAGTGGATCCTCAAGCAGAACTTCGA gaaGTATGTAGCCAGAAACCTGATGCACAAAATTTATGGGCAAAATACCAGGAGTGCAATGACAGAGTGAACTCCCGCTCAAACACTGCCGAGACTTGCGAGGAGGAGCTCATTGACTACATTCATGTCCTTGATAAATGTGTTAACAAGGACCTTTTCAAAAGGCTAAAGTAG